In Sebaldella termitidis ATCC 33386, one DNA window encodes the following:
- a CDS encoding YARHG domain-containing protein: MKKLIFLILTLLCFAVFSNDWEFGSEGEHLIPLEISDVSIKSEKIVMKLTEKGMEINVRFVFNSPVNEVKKIGFITPPDQQQGELFMTDFKTMVNGQEVISKVENFDKSPFAANSALKKAAEEMEESAEHDVTGYVYYFDAPFKKGDNVVEHSYIYSGSGGIDGRDYAYVITTISKWKNKRVDDFELVIDMGENSFFMLPYTFWKNNKKIDWEVFGEGRIESGKYLLYTGEKPDTFFVKIKNGYVRYKTKNFSPDFDIEILDIDFFTGRLDMLPRSKGKNLYKDDLTYLYGRIYNQDIYARNEEELRILRNYPYAAAGYDFSDPGLKKYFSQFFWYIPISKDVKVSAEEAETFREKTDAIIEVRKETKQYLAKDLGKYSKEELRYIRNLPYALRGYSFKDEKLQAYYKNKYKWYKPEKYVEISDMVFTDDENLLIDKINKISETK, from the coding sequence ATGAAGAAATTAATTTTTTTGATATTAACATTATTATGTTTTGCGGTTTTTTCCAATGACTGGGAGTTTGGTTCCGAGGGTGAACATCTTATACCTCTTGAGATTTCCGACGTTTCCATAAAAAGTGAAAAAATAGTTATGAAGCTCACAGAAAAAGGAATGGAAATAAATGTAAGGTTTGTTTTTAACAGTCCTGTAAATGAGGTAAAGAAAATAGGCTTTATAACCCCGCCTGACCAGCAGCAGGGAGAATTGTTTATGACTGATTTTAAAACCATGGTAAATGGTCAGGAAGTAATTTCAAAAGTAGAAAACTTTGATAAATCACCATTTGCTGCAAATTCGGCTTTGAAAAAAGCAGCGGAGGAAATGGAAGAATCAGCCGAGCATGATGTGACAGGCTATGTCTATTACTTTGATGCGCCGTTTAAAAAAGGTGATAATGTAGTAGAGCACAGCTATATTTACAGCGGTTCCGGCGGTATAGACGGACGGGACTATGCTTATGTAATAACAACAATTTCAAAATGGAAAAATAAAAGGGTAGATGATTTTGAGCTTGTTATTGATATGGGAGAAAACAGTTTTTTTATGCTTCCTTATACTTTTTGGAAAAATAATAAAAAAATAGACTGGGAGGTATTCGGTGAAGGAAGAATAGAAAGCGGAAAGTATTTGCTGTATACCGGTGAAAAGCCAGATACTTTTTTTGTAAAAATAAAAAATGGTTATGTAAGATATAAAACTAAAAATTTTTCACCGGATTTTGATATAGAAATACTTGATATAGACTTTTTTACCGGCAGGCTGGATATGCTTCCGCGGTCAAAGGGAAAGAACCTGTATAAAGATGATCTTACATATCTTTACGGAAGAATTTATAATCAGGATATCTATGCACGAAATGAGGAAGAACTGAGAATACTGAGAAATTATCCATATGCAGCAGCAGGATATGATTTTTCCGATCCCGGATTAAAAAAATATTTTTCGCAGTTTTTTTGGTATATTCCGATTAGTAAAGATGTAAAAGTATCAGCTGAAGAAGCGGAGACTTTTAGAGAAAAAACAGATGCAATAATAGAAGTAAGAAAAGAGACAAAACAATATTTAGCAAAAGATTTAGGGAAGTATTCAAAAGAGGAATTAAGATATATAAGAAATCTTCCGTATGCATTAAGAGGTTATAGCTTTAAGGACGAAAAGCTCCAAGCTTATTATAAAAATAAGTATAAATGGTATAAACCCGAAAAGTATGTGGAAATATCCGATATGGTATTCACAGATGACGAAAATCTGTTAATAGATAAAATAAATAAAATTTCTGAAACAAAGTAA
- a CDS encoding DKNYY domain-containing protein: MKKLFLFTIFSVFTFSEYKIEKNQVFYYENDHLVLLDHADARSFIILDNNYAKDENGGYFLSKRLENSDSKSFEKLEFPYSKDKNRVYYWKSEIEESDPISFEVLKDLFSKDKNKAYFAGKVITGVDSVSFEVLNSIYTKDKRRVYYFEFEITESDPNSFETLGYGYSKDKFRVYYRGEKLEGSDSDTFIVYEEDKYLNNGSAYDSEDRNYYYNCGELIKKK; this comes from the coding sequence ATGAAAAAGTTGTTTCTATTCACAATATTTAGTGTGTTTACATTCAGTGAATATAAAATAGAAAAAAATCAAGTGTTTTATTATGAAAATGATCATCTGGTGTTATTAGACCATGCAGATGCTAGAAGTTTTATAATATTGGATAATAATTATGCTAAAGATGAAAATGGGGGCTATTTTCTCAGCAAAAGACTGGAAAATTCAGATTCAAAAAGCTTTGAAAAGTTAGAGTTTCCTTATTCAAAAGATAAAAATAGAGTTTATTATTGGAAATCTGAAATAGAAGAATCAGATCCAATAAGTTTTGAGGTTTTAAAAGATTTATTTAGTAAAGATAAAAATAAAGCATATTTCGCAGGAAAAGTGATAACAGGGGTAGATTCAGTTAGCTTTGAAGTTCTAAATTCTATTTATACCAAAGATAAAAGAAGAGTTTATTATTTTGAATTTGAAATAACGGAATCTGATCCAAATAGCTTTGAAACATTAGGATATGGTTATTCAAAAGACAAATTTAGGGTATATTATCGTGGTGAAAAATTAGAAGGTTCGGATTCTGACACATTTATAGTTTATGAAGAAGATAAATATTTAAATAATGGGAGTGCTTACGATTCAGAAGATAGAAACTACTACTATAATTGCGGAGAACTAATAAAAAAGAAATAA
- a CDS encoding DUF4352 domain-containing protein yields MKKKVLLVIGIIVFVILAVGSVGGDSSSSGSGSFTKKIAEVKEEEMGKIGEPFTTNNFEVTVSGIKAIDSQKINSITSLDKEDGVKYLIVDVSAKNIANESKSLVSAGKLILGDGDDKIEIKNDETLLTEGYGAFLEEVNPKLSKKTKLVYKIPADYADKTIIWDAFGSSKFIKLQ; encoded by the coding sequence ATGAAAAAGAAAGTATTGCTTGTTATTGGTATCATTGTTTTTGTAATTTTAGCTGTGGGAAGTGTCGGAGGAGATTCATCTTCTTCAGGTAGTGGAAGTTTCACAAAAAAAATTGCTGAGGTAAAGGAAGAAGAAATGGGTAAAATAGGAGAACCTTTTACAACTAATAATTTTGAAGTCACAGTTAGTGGAATCAAAGCTATTGATTCGCAAAAAATTAACTCAATTACTTCACTTGATAAAGAAGATGGAGTGAAATATTTAATTGTTGATGTAAGTGCTAAAAATATTGCTAATGAAAGCAAATCATTAGTTAGTGCAGGAAAACTTATTTTAGGTGATGGAGATGACAAAATTGAAATTAAGAATGACGAAACTTTGTTAACTGAAGGATATGGGGCTTTTTTAGAGGAAGTAAATCCTAAATTATCTAAAAAAACTAAATTAGTATATAAAATACCTGCAGATTATGCTGACAAAACAATCATTTGGGATGCATTTGGAAGTAGTAAATTTATTAAATTACAATAA
- a CDS encoding IS3 family transposase produces MGIRKGNPYDNACIESFHATLKKEYVHHKKFKNLEEIRQGIFEYIESWYNRKRIQEKLGYLSPVEYEEQLKKEIKINRAS; encoded by the coding sequence ATTGGAATTAGAAAAGGGAATCCGTATGATAATGCGTGTATAGAGTCATTTCATGCAACGTTGAAGAAGGAATATGTACATCATAAAAAGTTCAAAAATTTGGAAGAAATAAGACAAGGGATATTTGAATATATAGAATCATGGTATAATAGGAAGAGAATACAGGAGAAATTGGGATATTTGAGTCCAGTAGAATACGAAGAACAATTAAAAAAAGAAATTAAAATAAATAGAGCTAGTTAA
- a CDS encoding DDE-type integrase/transposase/recombinase, whose product MNEKWVSDITYIHSEREGRCYLSSIMDLKSNRIISHKVGKVVDVELVVKTLEMATYMRGSVRETIIHTDRGSQYLSKEYRKYCKENKLELEKGIRMIMRV is encoded by the coding sequence TTGAATGAAAAGTGGGTAAGTGATATAACATATATTCATAGTGAAAGAGAAGGCCGGTGTTATTTATCAAGTATAATGGATTTGAAGAGCAATCGAATAATATCACATAAGGTAGGAAAAGTAGTGGATGTAGAATTGGTAGTGAAGACATTAGAAATGGCGACTTACATGAGAGGAAGTGTAAGAGAGACGATAATTCATACAGATAGAGGGAGTCAATATTTGAGTAAAGAATATAGGAAATATTGTAAGGAAAATAAATTGGAATTAGAAAAGGGAATCCGTATGATAATGCGTGTATAG
- a CDS encoding IS3 family transposase, with translation MLKLKEKYEIVEKLSKKHSKRKLLRILEVSRSSYYYNQKEKKNQREIENEILLEQITLIWQKSHKRYGSKKVHVELKKLKLEVNLKRVKRLMRENRLFSIIVKI, from the coding sequence ATGCTGAAATTAAAAGAAAAATATGAAATAGTAGAAAAATTATCAAAAAAGCATAGTAAAAGAAAGCTATTAAGAATATTGGAAGTATCAAGAAGCAGCTATTACTATAATCAAAAAGAAAAGAAAAATCAGCGGGAAATAGAAAATGAGATATTATTAGAACAAATAACATTAATATGGCAAAAAAGTCATAAAAGATACGGAAGTAAAAAAGTGCATGTAGAGTTAAAAAAGTTAAAACTAGAAGTAAATCTAAAAAGAGTGAAAAGATTAATGAGAGAAAATAGACTATTTTCGATAATAGTAAAAATATAA
- a CDS encoding transposase, with amino-acid sequence MEKNLGKRYTEDFKKMIVELYIQGKTKKYLSQEYGVSSNTIREWLKREKKEIKEKYKDETSYLEIVKLKKLLEAKDRELNEKEEEIEILKKATAILMRC; translated from the coding sequence ATGGAAAAAAACTTAGGGAAAAGGTATACTGAAGACTTTAAGAAAATGATAGTAGAACTGTATATTCAAGGGAAGACGAAAAAGTATTTATCTCAGGAGTATGGAGTAAGTTCAAATACAATAAGAGAATGGTTAAAACGAGAGAAGAAAGAAATAAAAGAGAAGTATAAAGATGAAACAAGTTATTTAGAAATTGTGAAATTAAAGAAATTACTGGAAGCAAAAGATAGAGAATTAAATGAAAAAGAAGAGGAAATAGAAATTTTAAAAAAGGCTACAGCCATATTAATGAGATGCTGA
- a CDS encoding MarR family winged helix-turn-helix transcriptional regulator → MNEKKRNLSSQFAALTWLMHKYHQRGHHKLFGPGVLPHRGQGRVIKLLKIHPKINQKDLSYLLDIRPQSLGELLSKLEKNGYILRTPSENDKRAMIIELTEKGTELPDEAESDFDFSSVFDCLNDEEKNILSGYLERITEALKENMKNEAPDPDFRENVFNRFFSDEHMKKNFGFPPAGKVGPPCRKKEHDKK, encoded by the coding sequence ATGAATGAAAAAAAAAGAAACCTTTCCAGCCAGTTTGCTGCTTTGACATGGCTTATGCATAAATATCACCAGCGTGGTCATCATAAATTATTCGGTCCCGGAGTTTTACCGCACAGAGGGCAGGGAAGGGTAATAAAGCTTCTGAAAATACATCCCAAAATTAACCAGAAAGACCTTTCTTATCTGCTTGATATCCGTCCGCAGTCTTTGGGCGAGCTGTTATCCAAGCTGGAAAAAAACGGATATATACTTCGTACTCCTTCTGAAAATGATAAAAGAGCTATGATTATTGAATTAACTGAAAAAGGAACGGAGCTACCCGATGAAGCTGAATCAGACTTTGACTTCAGTTCTGTTTTCGACTGTCTGAATGATGAAGAAAAAAATATTCTGAGCGGATATCTTGAAAGAATTACAGAAGCTCTGAAAGAAAATATGAAAAACGAAGCACCTGATCCTGATTTTCGCGAAAATGTATTTAACCGTTTTTTTTCTGATGAACATATGAAAAAAAACTTTGGTTTTCCACCCGCTGGAAAAGTAGGGCCCCCGTGCCGGAAAAAAGAACATGATAAGAAATAA
- a CDS encoding MarR family winged helix-turn-helix transcriptional regulator, which yields MTWVLHKYHQKNHHNSQNTKKHYEKYTENRILALLKLQEEISSKELMFILGIPKHYYKEAVEKMKKEEFILLTDSDNDTILKLTEKGRSAEIKNKKSEFDSIFDCLSEEEKENFGHYIDTIVSSVKSKFEDNSDNDSKFFDNFHIERDEFCRRDFAHPGIDGKEFYRSFLLNHGMDSNFNRCGEKHSPHRHPDFHGRHGMERRGHGRHDSHRDFMFERDPRFDRSDKRFDTRNERCGHTHGHDFHRDFDRNRDFDKGYDMESEKCRPGHDIPEDFEIFYHKRKI from the coding sequence ATGACTTGGGTTTTACATAAATACCATCAAAAAAATCATCATAATTCCCAAAATACAAAAAAACATTATGAAAAATATACTGAAAACCGAATTCTTGCTTTACTAAAGCTGCAGGAGGAGATCAGCAGTAAAGAGCTTATGTTTATTTTAGGAATTCCAAAGCACTATTATAAAGAAGCTGTAGAAAAAATGAAAAAAGAAGAATTCATTCTGCTTACTGATTCTGATAATGATACTATTTTAAAGCTTACAGAAAAAGGCAGATCAGCAGAAATTAAAAATAAAAAATCAGAATTTGATTCGATTTTCGACTGTCTTTCAGAAGAAGAAAAAGAAAATTTCGGACATTATATTGACACTATAGTATCTTCTGTTAAAAGTAAATTTGAAGATAATTCTGATAATGATAGCAAATTCTTTGATAATTTTCATATAGAAAGAGATGAATTCTGCAGAAGAGATTTTGCACATCCCGGAATAGACGGAAAAGAATTTTACAGATCTTTTCTGCTAAATCACGGAATGGACAGCAATTTTAACAGATGCGGCGAAAAACATAGTCCTCATAGACATCCTGATTTTCACGGCAGACACGGCATGGAAAGAAGGGGACACGGCAGACATGACTCACACAGAGATTTCATGTTTGAAAGAGATCCGAGATTTGATAGATCTGACAAAAGATTCGATACGAGAAATGAAAGATGCGGACATACTCATGGTCATGATTTTCATAGAGATTTTGACAGAAACAGGGATTTTGATAAAGGATATGATATGGAAAGTGAAAAATGCAGACCCGGACATGATATTCCGGAAGACTTTGAAATTTTTTATCATAAAAGAAAAATCTGA
- a CDS encoding galactitol-1-phosphate 5-dehydrogenase translates to MKALNLYGKQDVRYEETEMPLTENEDDVIIKVKRAGICGSDISRFGKIGSYNPGLTWGHEFSGIVTETGDNVKSIKKGDRVTACPCFPCYKCEFCRQGKFSKCTDLKVLGGHKKGAFAEYIKIPEANVIKIPDDMDYETASFIEPLCVVVHGYNRINIKAGDKVAVIGCGTIGLLAVQWAKILGASEVYAFDTDCRKLEIAEKTGADYTFDVTEDGYFQKFMNITENRGVEITVESSGSVSGIADSLSMAVKGGTVLLLGIPYGDVPLPRENFEKIIRNELQVAGSWNSISAPFPGREWNTALNCMSKGKIDIKPLITHRITLNKAPEMFGKLYKREEFFVKVIIKTDDQE, encoded by the coding sequence ATGAAAGCTTTAAACCTGTATGGCAAACAGGATGTACGGTATGAAGAAACAGAAATGCCGTTAACAGAAAATGAAGATGATGTAATAATAAAGGTAAAAAGAGCCGGTATATGCGGCTCGGATATATCACGATTCGGAAAAATAGGTTCATATAATCCCGGTTTGACTTGGGGACATGAATTTTCCGGAATAGTTACTGAAACAGGGGATAATGTAAAAAGTATAAAAAAAGGGGACAGAGTTACTGCCTGCCCCTGCTTCCCATGTTATAAGTGTGAATTTTGCAGACAGGGAAAATTTTCAAAGTGCACTGATCTGAAGGTGCTGGGCGGTCATAAAAAAGGAGCCTTTGCCGAGTATATAAAAATTCCTGAAGCAAATGTAATAAAGATACCTGATGATATGGATTACGAAACTGCCAGTTTTATAGAACCGCTGTGTGTGGTAGTCCACGGATATAACAGGATAAATATAAAAGCAGGAGATAAGGTAGCAGTGATAGGCTGCGGAACAATAGGGCTTTTAGCAGTGCAGTGGGCAAAGATACTCGGAGCTTCCGAGGTTTATGCATTTGATACAGATTGTAGAAAACTGGAAATTGCCGAAAAGACCGGAGCAGATTACACATTTGATGTAACTGAGGATGGTTATTTTCAAAAGTTTATGAATATAACAGAAAACAGAGGAGTAGAGATAACAGTAGAATCTTCCGGAAGTGTTTCAGGAATTGCTGATTCTCTTTCTATGGCTGTGAAGGGCGGAACAGTTTTATTATTAGGAATTCCTTATGGTGATGTGCCGCTTCCCAGAGAGAATTTTGAAAAAATTATAAGAAATGAGCTGCAGGTAGCAGGCTCATGGAATTCTATATCAGCTCCGTTTCCTGGTAGAGAATGGAATACTGCACTAAATTGTATGAGTAAAGGCAAAATAGATATAAAGCCGTTAATAACACACAGAATAACACTGAATAAAGCTCCGGAAATGTTTGGGAAACTTTATAAAAGGGAAGAATTTTTTGTAAAAGTTATTATAAAAACAGACGATCAGGAATAA
- a CDS encoding class II aldolase produces MAVVNTKELIKTALENKMIIPAFNVHNIEMCRSILEAAEEENYPVIIQSTPKSIELSGYKVLYSVVKEMAEKKNVLCALHLDHGKKFENAREAVFSGFNSVMIDGSMLEYKENVRLTKETAEFAHILGIMVEAELGEISGKEDEGEVEEKNNFTSAELVEDFHKKTNCDMLAVSIGNSHGLEKKKLNFQLLKEIREKTDVPLVIHGGSGIGEEDLKYLKEYKIVKINFSSELKQKMIETYGKVYMENNNEYDIVTTTNKVLEEVKKVVKNKIRILKSN; encoded by the coding sequence ATGGCAGTAGTAAATACAAAAGAACTGATAAAAACAGCATTGGAAAATAAAATGATAATACCGGCTTTTAATGTACATAATATAGAGATGTGCAGAAGTATACTCGAAGCCGCAGAAGAAGAAAATTATCCGGTAATAATACAAAGTACGCCGAAAAGTATAGAACTTTCAGGATATAAGGTGCTTTATTCAGTAGTGAAGGAGATGGCAGAAAAGAAAAACGTGCTTTGCGCCTTACACCTAGATCACGGGAAAAAATTCGAGAATGCAAGAGAAGCAGTATTTTCTGGTTTTAATTCGGTTATGATAGACGGCTCTATGTTAGAATACAAAGAAAATGTGAGACTGACAAAAGAAACAGCAGAATTTGCACATATACTGGGAATAATGGTAGAAGCTGAACTGGGAGAGATAAGCGGAAAAGAAGATGAAGGGGAAGTAGAAGAAAAAAATAATTTTACATCAGCTGAACTGGTAGAAGATTTTCATAAAAAAACCAATTGTGATATGCTTGCTGTATCAATAGGGAATTCTCACGGTCTGGAAAAAAAGAAACTGAATTTTCAGCTTTTGAAAGAGATCAGGGAAAAAACAGATGTACCTTTGGTTATTCACGGTGGTTCCGGAATTGGGGAAGAGGATCTGAAATATCTGAAAGAATACAAAATAGTAAAAATAAATTTTTCATCAGAGTTAAAGCAAAAAATGATAGAAACATACGGTAAAGTATATATGGAAAATAATAATGAATATGATATAGTGACTACTACAAATAAAGTTTTGGAAGAAGTAAAGAAAGTAGTAAAAAATAAAATAAGAATTCTGAAATCCAATTAA
- a CDS encoding zinc-dependent dehydrogenase, with the protein MKASIYYEKGDIRYEEISVPEIGDGEILMEMEACGLCGTDIHKAQDGTVKGPVVLGHEAVGKIVKKGKNTDRFNIGDRIITAIHVPCFTCHYCNKGQYTLCGQFKNTNIEPGGFAEYIRIPEEHVKHLVHIVPDGVSVEEATLAEPVACCIHGLKAADIQTGDSVMVMGAGQIGSIHGQLAKLKGADKVIITDISEFKLRKAKELGVEYTVNVLNENLGERVNEITRGKGLDIIIIAAGNFSLLAEAVSLLGRGGKIIVFSPFDKDNMVEIDAGRFFRDEISIIGTYSVTPYDFPEAMDIIEKKKINIKDMITHTFPLEKLKEAIELAADPGNESLKIIITA; encoded by the coding sequence ATGAAAGCAAGTATATATTATGAAAAAGGGGATATCAGGTATGAGGAAATATCAGTTCCGGAAATAGGAGACGGAGAAATACTTATGGAAATGGAAGCATGCGGTCTTTGCGGAACAGATATTCATAAAGCACAGGACGGGACAGTAAAAGGGCCTGTGGTGTTAGGTCATGAGGCAGTGGGAAAGATAGTGAAAAAGGGTAAAAATACAGACAGATTTAACATAGGAGACAGAATAATAACAGCAATCCATGTACCTTGTTTCACATGTCATTACTGTAACAAAGGACAGTATACATTATGCGGACAGTTTAAGAATACGAATATAGAGCCGGGCGGTTTTGCCGAATATATAAGAATTCCCGAAGAGCATGTTAAGCATCTTGTACATATAGTGCCTGACGGAGTATCAGTAGAGGAGGCCACTCTGGCAGAGCCTGTAGCATGCTGTATTCATGGATTGAAAGCTGCGGACATACAGACCGGTGACAGTGTTATGGTAATGGGGGCCGGACAAATCGGGTCAATACATGGTCAGCTCGCAAAATTAAAAGGAGCAGATAAGGTAATAATTACGGATATTTCTGAATTTAAATTAAGGAAAGCAAAGGAGCTGGGTGTAGAATATACAGTTAATGTTCTGAATGAAAATCTCGGCGAAAGAGTAAATGAGATTACTCGCGGAAAAGGACTGGACATAATAATAATAGCAGCTGGAAATTTCTCATTGCTTGCCGAAGCAGTATCCTTACTCGGAAGAGGAGGGAAAATAATAGTTTTTTCACCTTTTGATAAAGACAATATGGTGGAAATAGATGCAGGAAGATTTTTCAGAGATGAAATTTCGATAATAGGAACATATTCGGTAACTCCGTATGATTTTCCAGAAGCTATGGATATAATTGAAAAAAAGAAAATAAATATAAAAGATATGATCACACATACTTTTCCGCTGGAAAAGCTGAAAGAAGCCATAGAACTGGCTGCGGATCCGGGAAATGAAAGTCTGAAAATAATAATAACAGCATAA
- a CDS encoding FGGY-family carbohydrate kinase, whose translation MYFIGIDVGTTNCKICLFAKHDFSLISKYSFVTPKIITKDSSDFDVEKLWTGIEEGMREIVQAVKDPDEIKHISVASVGEAGVLTDLDGNITGPAMTWYDTRTKDVCESVIRKTGRQKIYNITGLPAHSNYSLNKILWIRENTEKYPKDRKWLCMAEYITYKFTGIRKAEFSLASRTMALDIKNKKWSEEILKDTDLEKNVFSELAESGEPAGAVCGKTAEKTGLSVKTTISTAGHDHMCGSAAAGLYDENGILNSTGTTEGLLFLRREPGLGEKFFDSNFSNGIHVLKDFYTIYSSLPSAGYAIEWFRKKFDISEDEFYRMTENLYEKIMQKDYLPEAEGIFIPHLRGSGPPVRSIKTRALFYGITEGTTKEELLLIIFQGLCFELKNLLNSIEELTVQKFSEIKVIGSACRNRLWLKLKADILGRDIAAYEIEEAVSKGAAMLGAYKNGYIKDLNITEKNETIRKIKPDRRAAKYYTKIFNEIYRPFYNFKTDIEKKFYQ comes from the coding sequence ATGTATTTTATAGGAATTGATGTAGGAACCACTAACTGCAAAATATGTCTTTTTGCAAAGCATGACTTTTCACTGATATCAAAGTACTCCTTTGTTACACCTAAAATAATAACGAAAGACAGCAGCGACTTTGATGTGGAGAAGCTTTGGACAGGAATAGAGGAAGGAATGCGGGAAATCGTGCAAGCTGTAAAAGATCCGGACGAAATAAAGCATATATCTGTAGCAAGCGTAGGAGAAGCAGGAGTTTTGACAGATTTGGACGGAAATATAACAGGTCCTGCAATGACATGGTATGATACGAGAACAAAGGATGTTTGTGAATCAGTGATCAGAAAAACAGGAAGGCAGAAAATATACAATATAACAGGACTTCCTGCACATAGTAATTACAGCCTGAATAAAATATTATGGATCAGGGAAAATACGGAAAAATACCCAAAGGACAGAAAATGGCTCTGTATGGCTGAATATATTACATATAAATTCACCGGGATAAGAAAAGCTGAGTTTTCACTGGCGTCACGTACAATGGCTCTGGATATAAAAAATAAAAAGTGGTCTGAAGAAATATTAAAAGATACAGACTTAGAAAAGAATGTATTTTCTGAGCTGGCAGAATCAGGTGAACCAGCCGGGGCAGTATGCGGGAAAACAGCAGAAAAAACAGGATTAAGTGTAAAAACAACAATTTCTACAGCAGGTCATGATCATATGTGCGGTTCAGCAGCGGCAGGACTTTATGATGAAAACGGCATATTAAATTCTACGGGAACAACAGAAGGACTGCTATTTCTGAGAAGGGAACCAGGGCTTGGAGAGAAATTCTTTGATTCTAATTTTTCAAATGGTATTCATGTACTAAAAGATTTTTACACAATATATTCATCACTTCCTTCAGCAGGATATGCAATAGAATGGTTCAGGAAAAAATTTGATATTTCTGAAGATGAATTTTACAGAATGACAGAAAATCTTTATGAAAAAATAATGCAGAAGGATTATTTACCAGAGGCAGAAGGGATTTTTATCCCGCATTTGAGAGGAAGCGGACCGCCGGTCCGAAGTATAAAAACCAGAGCATTATTCTACGGAATTACTGAAGGAACAACAAAAGAAGAATTATTACTTATTATATTTCAGGGCTTATGCTTTGAATTAAAAAATCTGCTGAACTCCATAGAAGAACTGACAGTACAAAAATTCAGCGAAATAAAAGTAATTGGATCTGCCTGCAGGAACAGATTATGGCTGAAATTAAAGGCAGATATACTTGGCAGGGATATAGCAGCATATGAAATAGAAGAGGCTGTAAGCAAAGGAGCTGCAATGCTGGGTGCTTATAAAAACGGTTATATAAAGGATTTGAATATTACTGAGAAAAATGAAACCATAAGAAAAATAAAACCGGATAGAAGAGCAGCCAAATACTATACTAAAATTTTTAATGAGATTTACAGACCATTCTATAATTTTAAAACAGATATTGAAAAGAAATTTTATCAATAG